From the genome of Syntrophales bacterium, one region includes:
- a CDS encoding enoyl-CoA hydratase-related protein — MVARITINQAEEMNRLNHALLKEIARVARSADNDNNARVLIISGAGGKAYCAGAELKEI, encoded by the coding sequence ATGGTGGCGCGAATTACTATCAATCAGGCTGAAGAGATGAACAGACTCAACCATGCCCTTCTGAAAGAAATTGCCCGCGTTGCGCGGAGCGCCGACAATGATAATAATGCCAGGGTTCTGATCATTTCGGGTGCTGGCGGGAAGGCATATTGCGCCGGGGCTGAGCTGAAGGAGATATAA